The genomic DNA AAGATATAAGTTTTTTGCGAATGGAAAGAAAATTTGGATGGTTCAAAAGGACTGTAAAACTACCCGTTCCTTGCGATACCAATTCCGTTAAGGCTTATTATTCGAAAGGAGTTTTATCTATAATTTTTAGAAAAATTGAAAATAAACGCGGTGCTGTTAAAAGGATAACAATTGAATGATTTAATCAAAGGTTTTATCTATGGAAATGTTTGATGCTTTAAGTGTTGAAGATGCAAAAATACCTGAGGAATTGCCACTGCTTCCTTTAAGGGATATAGTTGTTTTCCCTTTTATGATTATTCCTCTTTTTGTTGGAAGAGAAAAATCTATCAGGGCTATTGATGCGGCGCTTGCTTCGGATAATAGGATGATTTTTTTGAGCGCTCAAAAAGACGGAGCCATCGAAAATCCCACTGAAGAAGACATAAATGTAATAGGCACAGTTGGGATGATAATGAGAATGTTAAAGCTTCCCGATGGCAGAGTTAAAATTCTTATACAAGGATTAGCAAAGGCCAAGATTGTTGATTATATACATAAAGCGCCTTATTTCAGTGTTAAGGTCGATTTAATAAGAGATAAAGCTATAGAGGTAAAAACACCTGAAGCTGAAGCCCTGATGAGAAGCATAAAGGAACAACTTCAGAAGGTAATATCTCTTGGACAAAGTATACCACCGGATATCCTTGTTGTGGCAGATAATCTCGATGATCCGGGAAGACTTGCAGATTTGGTTGTTTCCAATCTCAATATAAATGTAGATGAAGCACAGAATATACTTGAAACATCAGATCCATTAGAAAAATTGAAAAAAGTGGGCGATTTTCTCGCAAAAGAATTGGAAGTTCTAATGGTGAAGCATAAAATACAAAGCGAAGCAAAAGATGAAATGAACAAAACCCAGAGAGAATATTTTTTAAGGGAACAATTAAAGGCAATTCAGCGGGAATTGGGTGAAATTGATGAAAAAGGAGAAGAAATAAGAGATTTTCGTAGAAAGATAAAAAAAGCAAAGATGCCCAAAGATGTTCGAGAGGAAGCCAATAAACAGCTCAAACGGCTTGAAAGAATGCATCCTGATGCCGCAGAGGCAGGAGTTGTTAGGACATATCTTGAAACACTTGTGGAGCTGCCTTGGAGTAAGAGCACAAAGGATAACCTTGATATCAAAAAAGCTAAAGAGGTTTTGGATGAAGACCATTATGATTTGGATAAGGTTAAGGAAAGAATTCTCGAATATCTTGGAGTCTGTAAACTGAAAAAGGTGATGAAGGGGCCAATTCTCTGTTTTGTTGGTCCTCCCGGCGTTGGAAAGACATCTCTTGGAAAATCGATTGCCCGAGCTTTGGGAAGAAAGTTCATAAGAATTTCATTAGGCGGAGTTAGAGATGAAGCTGAGATTAGGGGGCATAGAAGGACTTATGTAGGTGCAATGCCCGGAAAAATCATTCAAGGAATAAAGCAGGCAGGGTATAACAATCCTGTCTTTATGATGGATGAGATAGATAAGTTGGGAATGGATTTTAGAGGCGATCCGTCATCTGCACTCCTTGAAGTTCTTGATCCGGAACAGAATGACAGCTTTACAGACCATTATCTCGGTCTGCCTTTTGATCTCTCAAAGGTTATGTTTATCACTACTGCAAACCTTATAGACCCTATTCCGCCTGCCCTTAAGGATAGAATGGAGATTATAGAGATTCCGGGATATACGGAGGAGGAGAAGGTTCAGATAGCGAGAAAATTCCTTATTCCAAGACAGATGGAGGAAAATGGAATAACAGACAAATATTTTGAAATATCTGATTCTGCTGTTTTAAAGATAATCACCGGTTATACAAGAGAATCAGGACTTAGAAACTTAGAACGCGAGATTGCCAAAATATGCAGAAAGGTTGCAAAAGATGTTGCCTCAGGAGAAAAGAAGAAGAAAAAGGTTACAGTTGATAACCTTCACAAATATCTTGGTGTTCAAAAGTATCTACGTGAATCGGAAAAGATGAAAAATGATATTGGAGTTTCAACAGGACTTGCTTGGACACCAAGCGGAGGTGAGTTGATTCATATAGAGGCAACATTGATGAAAGGGAAAGGTGCGCTTACTTTGACTGGACAGCTTGGTGATGTAATGCAGGAATCGGCAAAAGCCGCTCTTAGTTATGCTCGAAATAAAGCAAAAGACTTTAAAATCAATGAGTCCATATTTGCAAAAAGCGATATACATATTCATGTACCGGCTGGCGCCATTCCTAAGGATGGACCTTCTGCAGGAATAACTATGGCTACAGCGCTTATCTCTGCTTTGACCAAAAAGCCGGTAAATAACAATATTGCTATGACAGGAGAGATTACTTTGAGAGGCAGAGTTTTACCGATTGGAGGATTGAAAGAAAAATCTCTTGCTGCAAAAAGGGCTGGCATTGATACTATAATAGTGCCGAAAGAGAATGAAAAGGACCTTTATGAAATACCCTCAACCATAAAGAAAGGGCTTAACTATATTTTTGTCGAATCTATGGATGAGGTACTTAAATATGTCTTTTCAACTAATGGGAAAAGGCAGAATAAGAAGAGGAAGTAGTATGATGGATACTTTGAAAAAATATGTGGTAGATATTGGAGATATTCCTAAGTATGGATTTAAATTTGAGGAAAATATACCACTGAAATTAACAGAATCATATGATGCAGCCATAATCGAAGAACCGATTTTTCTTTCTTGTGAGATTTATAAAAAAGGGGAAAAAATAAAATCACAGGGATATATCTCTGTGAAAATTGAGTGTGAATGCTGCAGGTGTTTGGAAAAGTTTTCTCTTTTACTAAAATCATCATTTGATATCACGATTAGAAATAAACTTTTTTTTTTTTTTTAAAAAGAAATTGACCTTGAAGAGGAAATATATTTTATTGACGATGAATTTGTAAATCTTGTTGATATAGCCTTAGAACAAGTATCGCTTTCATTGCCAATAAAACCTCTCTGTAATGAAGATTGCAAGGGCTTATGTCCTGAATGCGGACAAAATCGAAATGAAAGGGAATGTAGATGTAAAG from Candidatus Schekmanbacteria bacterium includes the following:
- a CDS encoding Hsp20/alpha crystallin family protein — protein: DISFLRMERKFGWFKRTVKLPVPCDTNSVKAYYSKGVLSIIFRKIENKRGAVKRITIE
- the lon gene encoding endopeptidase La, whose translation is MFDALSVEDAKIPEELPLLPLRDIVVFPFMIIPLFVGREKSIRAIDAALASDNRMIFLSAQKDGAIENPTEEDINVIGTVGMIMRMLKLPDGRVKILIQGLAKAKIVDYIHKAPYFSVKVDLIRDKAIEVKTPEAEALMRSIKEQLQKVISLGQSIPPDILVVADNLDDPGRLADLVVSNLNINVDEAQNILETSDPLEKLKKVGDFLAKELEVLMVKHKIQSEAKDEMNKTQREYFLREQLKAIQRELGEIDEKGEEIRDFRRKIKKAKMPKDVREEANKQLKRLERMHPDAAEAGVVRTYLETLVELPWSKSTKDNLDIKKAKEVLDEDHYDLDKVKERILEYLGVCKLKKVMKGPILCFVGPPGVGKTSLGKSIARALGRKFIRISLGGVRDEAEIRGHRRTYVGAMPGKIIQGIKQAGYNNPVFMMDEIDKLGMDFRGDPSSALLEVLDPEQNDSFTDHYLGLPFDLSKVMFITTANLIDPIPPALKDRMEIIEIPGYTEEEKVQIARKFLIPRQMEENGITDKYFEISDSAVLKIITGYTRESGLRNLEREIAKICRKVAKDVASGEKKKKKVTVDNLHKYLGVQKYLRESEKMKNDIGVSTGLAWTPSGGELIHIEATLMKGKGALTLTGQLGDVMQESAKAALSYARNKAKDFKINESIFAKSDIHIHVPAGAIPKDGPSAGITMATALISALTKKPVNNNIAMTGEITLRGRVLPIGGLKEKSLAAKRAGIDTIIVPKENEKDLYEIPSTIKKGLNYIFVESMDEVLKYVFSTNGKRQNKKRK
- a CDS encoding DUF177 domain-containing protein, which encodes MDLEEEIYFIDDEFVNLVDIALEQVSLSLPIKPLCNEDCKGLCPECGQNRNERECRCKDNYIDPRFAILEKLKKNL